In Macrobrachium nipponense isolate FS-2020 chromosome 15, ASM1510439v2, whole genome shotgun sequence, a single genomic region encodes these proteins:
- the LOC135226958 gene encoding uncharacterized protein LOC135226958, producing the protein MGMTSFSCKGLLLISSLFHSSDTALERSMAVPGNGSVPALVRTALSIVKSLPGSSNVIFADHDNYELQVLMKALSGSAVFQGSALFNPETADDSNRTSVEELVRLARQVRLGHREVKVILLSDDLTFVSSFGRFSLERRLLGGHSRLLVVGRLSQQEVNVLSRHWTFSMMNTFFVLPSIKRKSQRWNLFTYLPFTASGSRLVRVGFWTQSENLVLPDSNLLFPQKFSNMYGRAVNVSALPYEPYWVEEKTADGGVEYSGTDRLMLEAMAASLNFSISLLPVKSWEEVIKGYQSYSELNNTSAGRTALLVLGHSWAKD; encoded by the exons ATGGGCATGACCTCATTCAGCTGCAAAGGCCTTCTTCTGATTTCATCCCTTTTCCACTCATCTGACACAG CCCTGGAGAGGAGCATGGCAGTGCCAGGAAATGGCAGTGTGCCAGCCCTCGTGAGAACAGCCTTGTCAATAGTCAAGAGTCTCCCTGGGTCTTCCAATGTCATCTTCGCTGATCATGATAACTACGAGCTTCAAGTCTTGATGAAG GCACTGAGCGGGTCAGCGGTGTTCCAAGGAAGTGCTTTGTTCAACCCAGAGACAGCAGATGATTCAAACAGAACATCCGTTGAAGAACTTGTCAGGTTAGCGCGACAG GTTCGCCTCGGCCACCGAGAGGTGAAGGTGATCTTGCTGAGCGACGACCTGACCTTCGTCAGCTCCTTCGGCAGGTTCTCTCTAGAGAGGCGTCTCCTGGGGGGTCACTCGAGACTTCTGGTCGTTGGACGACTGAGTCAGCAGGAAGTCAACGTCCTGTCCAGACACTGGACATTCTCCATGATGAATACTTTCTTTGTCTTACCCAGTATCAAGCGAAAGTCGCAAAG ATGGAACCTCTTTACGTACCTGCCGTTCACCGCCTCTGGAAGTCGTCTGGTTCGAGTTGGATTCTGGACGCAATCGGAGAATCTCGTTCTCCCAGATAGTAATCTCCTTTTTCCTCAGAAATTCTCAAA TATGTACGGCCGAGCTGTCAACGTGTCTGCATTGCCTTACGAACCTTACTGGGTTGAGGAGAAGACGGCCGATGGTGGTGTGGAATATTCTGGAACGGACAGGCTGATGCTGGAGGCGATGGCGGCGTCACTCAACTTCTCCATCAGTCTTCTGCCAGTGAAGTCCTGGGAAGAA